The following proteins are encoded in a genomic region of Sulfurimonas sp. HSL3-7:
- the nhaD gene encoding sodium:proton antiporter NhaD — translation MHEDMLNLSTTWVGIAVLAVFIIGYYFIATEEKYEINKAKPALFIGTFSFMLIGIYYTLNGMDPTPLHHEMTLLIEEIAEIFFFLFVAMTFIETLIERGVFDLMKYNLVSKGYTYKKLFWLTGLLAFFISPVADNLTTALILSTVLFTIDKENHKFLVPGAINIVVAANAGGAWSPFGDITTLMAWTAQKGEFIDFLFLFVPSIGGWLFTAWLLSRAVPTGQPPFDATSEEKPKMRDGGMVVVWLGVFTIFVAVMGHQFFHFPAMWGMLFGLSILKLYSFHLTRQQADSFDIFVNMKKIENDTLLFFFGILSAVGALHYVGFLNYIHDLYSLVGPTAANIGVGFISAIVDNVPVMSAILKASPEMSLDQWMLVTLTAGIGGSLISFGSAAGVGVMGRLRGIYTFGSHMKYAWTILAGYILSMGLWYVQFQVLGLY, via the coding sequence ATGCATGAAGACATGCTGAATTTATCGACAACATGGGTGGGAATCGCTGTACTGGCGGTTTTTATAATCGGATATTATTTTATCGCGACAGAGGAGAAGTACGAGATCAACAAGGCCAAACCGGCACTGTTTATCGGAACCTTCTCTTTTATGCTGATCGGTATTTACTATACCCTGAACGGGATGGACCCGACGCCGCTGCATCATGAGATGACGCTGTTGATCGAAGAGATCGCCGAGATCTTTTTCTTCCTCTTTGTCGCGATGACTTTTATCGAGACACTGATCGAACGCGGCGTGTTCGATCTGATGAAGTACAACCTCGTTTCGAAGGGGTACACGTATAAAAAGCTATTCTGGCTTACCGGCCTTCTGGCATTTTTTATCTCCCCGGTCGCAGATAACCTGACAACGGCGCTGATCCTGTCAACGGTGCTTTTTACGATTGACAAAGAGAACCATAAATTCCTGGTCCCCGGTGCGATCAACATTGTCGTTGCCGCCAATGCCGGCGGTGCCTGGAGCCCTTTCGGTGACATTACGACCTTGATGGCGTGGACAGCCCAAAAAGGCGAGTTTATCGATTTTCTCTTCCTTTTTGTCCCTTCTATAGGCGGATGGCTGTTTACGGCGTGGCTGCTTAGCAGAGCCGTACCGACGGGACAGCCGCCTTTTGATGCTACAAGCGAGGAGAAACCAAAGATGCGTGATGGCGGCATGGTCGTTGTCTGGCTGGGTGTGTTTACAATCTTTGTAGCTGTTATGGGCCATCAGTTCTTCCATTTTCCGGCAATGTGGGGCATGCTGTTCGGTCTGTCGATCCTGAAACTCTATTCGTTCCATTTGACACGCCAGCAAGCGGACTCCTTCGATATTTTTGTCAATATGAAAAAAATCGAAAATGATACGCTTCTCTTTTTCTTCGGGATCCTTTCGGCAGTCGGAGCACTGCACTATGTCGGATTCTTGAACTACATTCATGATCTTTACAGTCTGGTCGGACCGACTGCGGCCAATATCGGGGTCGGTTTCATCTCGGCAATTGTGGACAACGTCCCTGTCATGAGCGCCATTTTGAAAGCAAGTCCGGAGATGTCGCTTGACCAATGGATGCTTGTCACCCTGACGGCGGGTATCGGCGGCAGTCTGATCAGTTTCGGGTCAGCTGCCGGTGTCGGTGTTATGGGGCGTCTTCGCGGTATCTATACCTTCGGTTCGCATATGAAGTACGCCTGGACGATTTTGGCCGGTTATATTCTATCGATGGGACTCTGGTACGTTCAGTTCCAGGTCCTGGGACTTTACTAA
- the nadB gene encoding L-aspartate oxidase, translating to MHYDVVIIGAGIAGLYTAMNLPRNKKVLIVNKAHPWECNTFYAQGGVTTAKDDSDIPVHINDTLNAGAGLCNKEAVEVLSQNSQEVIHDLIARGFHFDVNEKGELLYTQEAAHSQKRILHAGGDATGRYLHHFLLEKNPHPMLENAIVIDLLLEEEQICGIVVMHRGERKEILARSVVIASGGVGALFEYHTNASSISGELHGICLEKGIALEKMEMLQFHPTVYVDNNTAQKQLLTEALRGEGAQIVDDLGYRFLFDYDKRGEMAPRDIVSRAIFDYAQKTKKQVYLSFTSFDYDYFKHRFPNIENRFSALGFNLPKDKVPISPAFHYAIGGIKTDLRGHVPSIKGLYAVGEVASTGVHGANRLASNSLLEGLVFAKRAAQALVSEEGTHCSGPFAKNTELLYIEGDKEKKERLRRIMWEKVSIVRTTQGLQEAFEAIEEMLHEPIGRLLKLRLLTAKEIVRSALARKESVGVHYRQG from the coding sequence ATGCATTATGATGTTGTGATCATCGGCGCCGGAATTGCGGGTTTGTATACTGCAATGAATCTGCCCCGAAATAAAAAGGTACTTATTGTCAATAAGGCTCATCCCTGGGAATGCAATACCTTTTATGCCCAAGGCGGTGTGACGACGGCTAAAGACGACAGCGACATTCCTGTGCATATTAATGATACGTTGAATGCCGGTGCAGGGCTTTGCAATAAAGAGGCTGTTGAGGTGTTGAGCCAAAATTCTCAGGAAGTGATCCATGATCTTATTGCACGCGGGTTTCATTTTGATGTTAATGAGAAGGGGGAACTGCTCTATACTCAGGAAGCTGCCCATTCGCAAAAACGGATTCTGCATGCCGGCGGGGATGCAACAGGGCGTTATCTTCACCATTTTCTGCTTGAAAAGAATCCGCATCCGATGCTTGAAAATGCGATCGTTATCGATCTGCTGCTCGAAGAGGAGCAGATCTGCGGCATCGTGGTGATGCATCGGGGGGAACGAAAAGAGATCCTGGCCCGTTCCGTCGTCATTGCAAGCGGGGGTGTCGGGGCACTGTTTGAGTATCACACCAATGCCTCAAGTATCAGCGGCGAACTGCATGGTATCTGTCTGGAAAAGGGTATCGCACTTGAAAAGATGGAGATGCTGCAGTTCCACCCTACGGTCTATGTGGATAACAATACCGCACAAAAGCAGCTGCTTACCGAAGCCCTGCGCGGCGAAGGGGCCCAGATCGTGGATGATCTGGGATACCGTTTTTTATTTGATTATGACAAACGCGGCGAGATGGCACCGCGGGACATCGTAAGCCGCGCGATCTTTGATTACGCGCAGAAAACGAAAAAGCAGGTCTACCTCTCTTTTACAAGTTTTGATTACGACTACTTTAAACACCGTTTTCCCAATATCGAGAACCGTTTTTCAGCTCTGGGTTTCAACCTGCCGAAAGACAAGGTGCCCATTTCGCCCGCTTTTCACTATGCTATCGGCGGCATAAAAACAGACCTTAGAGGCCATGTACCGTCGATAAAAGGGCTTTATGCGGTCGGTGAAGTTGCGTCGACCGGTGTGCATGGCGCGAACCGTCTTGCGAGCAACTCTTTGCTTGAAGGACTGGTGTTTGCCAAACGCGCGGCGCAAGCGCTCGTCAGTGAAGAGGGCACGCATTGCAGCGGCCCTTTTGCGAAGAACACCGAATTGCTTTATATCGAGGGTGATAAAGAGAAAAAAGAGCGGCTGCGCCGTATAATGTGGGAGAAGGTTTCCATCGTGCGGACGACGCAAGGTCTGCAAGAGGCATTTGAAGCGATCGAAGAGATGCTTCATGAACCTATCGGCCGCCTGCTGAAACTTCGTCTGCTGACGGCGAAAGAGATCGTCCGTTCAGCGCTGGCGCGAAAAGAATCGGTGGGCGTTCATTACCGACAAGGGTAA
- the guaA gene encoding glutamine-hydrolyzing GMP synthase: MKHVSIVVLDFGSQYTQLIARRMREEKIYCEILPYYTKADAIKAKNPQGIILSGGPSSVYSKDAYEVDQEVYNMGIPVLGICYGMQRIAVDFGGSVIRSDHHEYGKAELEIVKPSLLFDDVDNGTTVWMSHSDRVDELPEGFEPIAISANSPYAAIANEDKKVYAMQFHPEVNHSVEGYLMLRNFARKICGVTEKWEMGHFLKEQIKIIREKVGDGKVLCGLSGGVDSSVVAALLYEAIGDQLVPVFVDNGLLRKGEREQVEEVFKINLKVPLITVDAVDNFLGKLAGVSDPETKRKIIGHTFIEEFEAEAKKHEGIKFLAQGTLYPDVIESISVKGPSEVIKSHHNVGGLPDWMDFELIEPLRELFKDEVRKMGLELGLPSSMINRHPFPGPGLAIRIMGDVNRPDLDLLREADAILLDELKASGYYTRTWQAFAVLLNVKSVGVMGDNRTYDNTVCVRVVEAVDGMTATFAHLPHDLLERISRRIINEVDGINRVVYDISSKPPATIEWE; the protein is encoded by the coding sequence TTGAAACACGTCAGTATTGTCGTTTTAGATTTTGGTTCTCAGTACACACAGCTGATCGCACGTCGTATGCGTGAAGAGAAGATCTATTGTGAGATTCTTCCTTACTATACAAAGGCCGATGCTATCAAGGCAAAAAACCCACAGGGGATCATCTTAAGCGGTGGCCCTTCATCGGTTTACAGCAAAGATGCCTATGAAGTTGACCAGGAAGTTTACAATATGGGTATTCCGGTACTTGGTATCTGTTACGGTATGCAGCGCATCGCAGTCGATTTTGGCGGCTCGGTTATCCGTTCTGATCACCATGAATACGGCAAAGCCGAACTGGAGATTGTTAAACCGTCACTGCTTTTCGATGACGTCGATAACGGCACAACCGTCTGGATGAGCCATAGTGACCGCGTAGATGAACTGCCGGAAGGCTTTGAACCGATTGCGATCTCGGCTAATTCGCCGTATGCTGCCATTGCAAACGAAGATAAAAAAGTCTACGCAATGCAGTTCCACCCTGAGGTCAATCACTCGGTTGAAGGTTACTTGATGCTTCGCAACTTCGCACGCAAGATCTGTGGTGTGACTGAGAAGTGGGAGATGGGTCACTTCTTAAAAGAGCAGATCAAGATCATCCGTGAAAAAGTGGGCGACGGGAAAGTGCTTTGCGGTCTAAGCGGCGGGGTAGACTCCTCTGTTGTTGCTGCACTGCTTTATGAAGCGATCGGTGATCAGCTGGTGCCGGTCTTTGTCGACAACGGTTTGCTTCGTAAAGGTGAACGCGAGCAGGTCGAAGAGGTCTTTAAAATCAACCTGAAAGTGCCTTTGATTACGGTTGATGCTGTCGATAACTTCCTGGGCAAGCTTGCCGGTGTCAGTGACCCTGAGACAAAACGCAAGATCATCGGCCACACCTTTATCGAAGAGTTTGAAGCGGAAGCAAAAAAGCATGAAGGCATCAAGTTCTTGGCACAAGGGACACTTTACCCGGATGTTATCGAGTCAATCTCAGTCAAAGGGCCGTCCGAGGTCATCAAGTCACACCACAATGTGGGTGGTCTGCCTGATTGGATGGATTTTGAACTGATCGAGCCGTTACGTGAGCTCTTCAAAGACGAGGTCCGTAAAATGGGACTTGAACTTGGCCTCCCTTCAAGCATGATCAACCGCCATCCGTTCCCTGGACCGGGTCTTGCGATCCGTATTATGGGCGATGTAAACCGTCCCGACCTTGACCTCTTGCGCGAAGCAGATGCTATTCTTCTGGACGAGCTGAAAGCAAGCGGCTATTACACCCGTACATGGCAGGCTTTTGCCGTTCTGTTGAATGTTAAATCAGTCGGTGTCATGGGTGACAACCGAACCTATGACAATACGGTATGTGTCCGTGTTGTTGAGGCAGTCGACGGTATGACGGCGACGTTCGCACACCTGCCGCACGATCTGCTGGAACGTATCTCCCGCCGTATCATCAACGAGGTTGACGGCATCAACCGCGTAGTGTACGATATCTCATCCAAGCCTCCGGCAACGATCGAATGGGAATAA
- the purD gene encoding phosphoribosylamine--glycine ligase, whose protein sequence is MNILVLGSGGREYSIGRALKKDEAVEKLFFAPGNGATRELGENLSIKEYDALADFAIENKIDLTIVGPEAPLVDGVVDIFKAKGLTIFGPSKEAAQLEGSKVYMKNFLAKYDIPTARYIETDNIEAAYKFIETLPTPIVVKADGLCAGKGVIIAQSHDEAKKTVGEMLSGKAFGDAGKKVIVEEFLDGYELSMFAICDGDDFILLQAAQDHKRLLDGDQGPNTGGMGAYAPTPLVDDTLYEKVKARIIRPTLKGMKAEGAPFEGVLFIGIMVVNGEPITLEFNVRFGDPECEILMPLLKTPASELFYKAATKQLDTLNVEFSDEYAVGVVMASKDYPYSSTPPAEIVVDEIVHEDIKEHTHISYAGVSEEDGILYADGGRVLVCVGLGDTIREARDRAYALCGQVHFAGKKLRTDIAYQAL, encoded by the coding sequence ATGAACATATTGGTACTAGGCAGCGGCGGACGCGAATACTCTATCGGGCGTGCCCTGAAAAAAGATGAAGCAGTTGAGAAACTCTTTTTTGCGCCAGGCAATGGCGCGACACGTGAACTGGGTGAAAATCTTAGTATCAAAGAGTATGATGCATTGGCTGATTTTGCGATCGAGAACAAGATCGATCTGACGATCGTTGGGCCGGAAGCACCGCTTGTCGACGGCGTCGTCGATATCTTTAAGGCCAAAGGGCTGACAATTTTTGGCCCGAGCAAAGAGGCAGCGCAGCTTGAGGGTTCAAAAGTCTATATGAAAAACTTTTTGGCGAAATATGACATTCCGACAGCACGTTACATTGAAACGGACAACATCGAAGCCGCCTATAAGTTTATTGAGACCTTGCCGACGCCGATTGTTGTTAAAGCGGATGGTCTGTGTGCCGGTAAAGGGGTTATCATCGCCCAGTCCCACGATGAAGCGAAAAAAACAGTCGGCGAGATGCTCAGTGGTAAAGCTTTCGGAGACGCAGGCAAGAAGGTCATCGTAGAAGAGTTTCTTGACGGTTATGAACTCTCTATGTTCGCTATCTGTGATGGGGATGATTTTATCCTGCTTCAAGCCGCCCAAGACCATAAGCGCCTTCTGGATGGTGATCAGGGACCGAATACAGGCGGGATGGGGGCGTATGCGCCGACACCGCTTGTCGATGATACCTTGTATGAGAAGGTTAAAGCGCGTATTATCCGTCCGACACTTAAAGGGATGAAAGCCGAGGGCGCACCTTTTGAGGGTGTCCTCTTTATCGGTATCATGGTGGTCAACGGTGAGCCTATTACACTGGAGTTCAATGTCCGGTTCGGTGATCCGGAGTGTGAGATTCTGATGCCGCTTCTCAAAACACCTGCTTCCGAACTCTTTTATAAAGCAGCGACAAAACAGCTTGATACACTGAATGTGGAATTTTCAGACGAGTATGCTGTCGGCGTTGTTATGGCAAGTAAAGATTACCCGTACAGTTCAACGCCGCCTGCCGAGATCGTTGTTGATGAGATCGTGCATGAAGATATTAAAGAACACACCCATATCTCTTATGCCGGTGTCAGTGAAGAAGACGGTATACTTTATGCTGACGGCGGGCGGGTACTTGTCTGCGTGGGCCTTGGTGATACGATCCGTGAAGCGCGGGATCGTGCTTACGCACTTTGCGGT
- a CDS encoding uroporphyrinogen-III synthase → MTQDSKNAIFLFSTTSHPHVTHIPILATRFFQPVIDFSAYDAIVLTSKQAVTALEKISSNWKVLPALCVASKTAYAVEKAGGELLEKGEGYGDSLTDIIIDNYASYRWLYPRPAVVASDFKEHVKQAGVHMDDIIVYETYCNDACRDIELPDNAILVFTSPLTIACFMTLFSFKSSYKVVVIGKTTAKALPENIKYHMPDLPTVDASVLLAEKLLQTF, encoded by the coding sequence ATGACGCAAGATAGTAAAAACGCCATCTTTCTTTTTTCCACGACTTCACATCCCCATGTAACACACATCCCTATTTTAGCGACCCGTTTTTTCCAGCCGGTGATAGACTTCAGCGCATATGATGCTATTGTATTGACATCCAAACAGGCAGTCACGGCTTTGGAAAAGATCTCTTCAAACTGGAAAGTGCTGCCTGCTTTGTGTGTCGCTTCCAAGACTGCTTATGCGGTCGAAAAAGCGGGAGGGGAACTGCTTGAAAAAGGGGAAGGGTACGGCGACTCTCTGACGGATATCATTATAGACAATTACGCTTCATATCGCTGGCTGTATCCCCGTCCTGCAGTGGTCGCCTCAGATTTTAAAGAACATGTGAAACAAGCCGGTGTTCACATGGACGATATCATTGTCTATGAAACCTATTGCAATGATGCGTGCCGAGATATCGAACTTCCTGACAATGCAATACTCGTCTTCACGTCACCGTTGACGATAGCCTGTTTTATGACGCTCTTTAGCTTTAAATCCAGTTATAAAGTTGTCGTGATCGGAAAGACGACGGCAAAAGCATTGCCTGAAAACATAAAATATCATATGCCTGATCTTCCGACTGTCGATGCATCTGTCTTATTGGCTGAAAAACTCTTACAGACCTTCTAA
- the uvrC gene encoding excinuclease ABC subunit UvrC, translated as MINTIRNLPKSPGIYQYFDRNGKLLYVGKAKNLYNRVKSYFLFSPTLRPNSKLSPRIVKMLGETTSMHYIVVKSEHDALILENSLIKQLKPKYNILLRDDKTYPYIYIDTSEPFPRFEITRKLLKGSHIAYFGPYSVGARDILDSVYELCKLVQKKSCLKGKKACLYYQMDQCLAPCEKKVTPEVYNAIVQEGIRYIENKNVLISKLKEKMAFYAENLRFEEAGTLRDRIERIAKSELISQIDLASTENYDIFAISHNNQRAAVVRLFMRSGRIISSSHDIINLNSGFDIDEAYERALLEFYGHEKPPIIAPILVAHDFKERALVEEHLSLLFEKKATITLPQRGNKKRLTELALTNADELLRQKKNNTTETIAKQLQELLTLERLPRRIEAFDNSHMAGEATVGGMIVFDNEGFDKSGYRHYHLEARDEYGQMRETLSRRIAGFEENPPPDLWLIDGGTTLLTLAKELLESAGVNLDVIAISKEKIDAKSHRAKGSAHDQLHSITESFKLSPSDKRLQWMQRLRDEAHRYAITFHKKTKLKRDQASKLLNTHGISQAKVVKLLQHFGTFDALKNATQEEITAILNQSDAKKIKMIYK; from the coding sequence ATGATAAACACCATTAGAAACCTTCCCAAATCACCCGGTATCTATCAATATTTTGACCGAAACGGCAAGCTACTCTATGTAGGTAAAGCGAAAAACCTTTACAACCGGGTCAAAAGCTACTTCCTATTCAGTCCGACACTGCGGCCAAACAGCAAACTTTCACCTCGTATTGTCAAGATGCTCGGCGAGACTACATCGATGCACTACATCGTTGTCAAAAGCGAACACGACGCCCTGATCCTGGAAAACTCGCTGATCAAACAGCTCAAACCCAAATACAATATTCTGTTGCGCGATGACAAGACCTACCCCTATATCTATATCGACACCAGTGAGCCCTTCCCTAGATTCGAGATCACCCGAAAACTTCTTAAAGGCAGTCATATAGCGTATTTCGGCCCCTATTCCGTCGGCGCGCGCGATATTCTGGACTCTGTGTACGAGCTCTGCAAGCTGGTTCAGAAGAAGAGCTGTCTCAAGGGCAAGAAAGCCTGTCTTTACTACCAGATGGATCAATGCCTTGCCCCTTGTGAAAAAAAAGTCACTCCGGAGGTTTACAATGCGATCGTGCAAGAGGGTATCCGCTATATCGAAAACAAAAATGTTTTGATTTCGAAACTTAAAGAGAAGATGGCTTTTTATGCAGAAAACCTGCGCTTTGAGGAGGCAGGCACACTTCGCGATCGCATTGAGCGGATCGCCAAAAGCGAGCTGATCTCACAGATCGATCTCGCTTCAACCGAGAACTATGACATCTTTGCCATCAGCCACAACAATCAACGTGCAGCAGTGGTACGGCTTTTTATGCGTTCGGGCAGGATTATCTCCTCTTCACACGACATTATAAACCTTAACAGCGGATTCGATATCGATGAAGCGTATGAGCGTGCTTTACTGGAGTTTTACGGCCATGAAAAACCTCCTATTATCGCACCGATTCTAGTGGCCCATGACTTTAAAGAAAGAGCACTCGTTGAAGAGCACCTCTCGCTTCTTTTTGAGAAAAAAGCGACGATCACTCTACCGCAGCGCGGCAACAAGAAACGCCTTACCGAGCTCGCCTTGACCAATGCAGACGAGCTCCTGCGCCAAAAGAAAAACAACACGACTGAAACTATCGCGAAACAGCTTCAGGAACTGCTCACACTTGAGCGGTTGCCCCGCAGGATAGAGGCCTTTGACAACTCGCATATGGCAGGAGAAGCGACGGTTGGCGGTATGATCGTCTTTGACAATGAAGGATTCGACAAGTCAGGTTATCGTCACTACCACCTTGAAGCACGCGATGAATACGGACAGATGCGGGAGACACTCTCACGGCGAATCGCAGGTTTTGAAGAGAACCCGCCTCCTGACCTATGGCTCATCGACGGCGGTACAACACTTTTGACACTGGCCAAAGAGCTTTTGGAATCTGCCGGCGTCAACCTGGACGTTATCGCCATCTCCAAAGAGAAGATCGATGCCAAGTCCCATCGGGCCAAAGGAAGCGCTCACGATCAACTCCACAGTATAACGGAGAGTTTTAAGCTGTCACCTTCGGATAAACGGCTGCAGTGGATGCAGCGGCTGCGGGATGAAGCGCACCGCTATGCTATCACCTTCCATAAAAAGACCAAGCTCAAACGTGACCAAGCCTCAAAGCTCTTAAATACACACGGCATATCACAGGCAAAAGTGGTCAAGCTTCTTCAGCATTTTGGCACTTTCGATGCATTGAAAAATGCCACTCAAGAAGAGATTACAGCCATACTGAACCAAAGTGATGCAAAAAAAATCAAGATGATATATAAATAA
- a CDS encoding PAS domain-containing protein, giving the protein MERPEPIDEEYLFEGRVIISETDTKGVITFANRKFCEIAGYTADELKGQPHNIIRHPDMPKAAFAQMWETIKGGQSWHGIVKNLRKDGLYYWVETEISPVHDDEGNITGYIAARKPASRKNIDEIIKTYKTMLEKEK; this is encoded by the coding sequence ATGGAAAGACCTGAACCTATTGATGAAGAATATCTCTTTGAAGGACGTGTAATTATCAGTGAAACGGACACCAAAGGTGTCATTACATTTGCCAATCGTAAATTCTGCGAGATCGCCGGTTATACAGCAGATGAACTCAAAGGCCAACCCCATAACATCATTCGTCATCCCGATATGCCGAAAGCAGCCTTTGCCCAGATGTGGGAGACGATCAAAGGCGGTCAGTCATGGCATGGGATCGTAAAAAATTTGCGTAAAGACGGACTTTACTACTGGGTTGAGACAGAAATCTCTCCCGTCCACGATGACGAAGGCAATATCACTGGTTATATCGCCGCTCGCAAACCTGCCAGTCGTAAAAATATCGATGAGATCATAAAGACCTATAAAACAATGTTAGAAAAAGAGAAGTAA